A genome region from Bradyrhizobium commune includes the following:
- a CDS encoding FMN-binding glutamate synthase family protein has protein sequence METLLLPFSPRFIILTICAVVTALLIGIGIADRKIFDILLIPIVIFGALTLLGVRDLMQKGHAVLRNYPISAHIRFLLEEIRPEMRQYFFESEKDGMPFSRDIRAVVYQRAKMQLDKRPFGTQEDVYHEGYEWMHHSVAPKAHAEEKFRVTIGGPDCAKPYSASVFNISAMSFGALSPNAVRALNAGAKKGGFAHDTGEGGFSPYHREMGGDVIWEIGSGYFGCRHLDGTFDPEAFARVAGQDQIKMVELKISQGAKPGHGGVLPAAKVSEEISKIRGVAMGEDCISPASHRAFSTPVGMMQFIAEMRRLSGGKPTGFKLCIGHPWEFLAICKAMLETGIYPDFIVVDGNEGGTGAAPLEFMDHLGMPMREGVNFVHNALIGINARDRIKLGASGKIATAFDMARAMAIGADWCNSARGFMFSLGCIQSLSCHTDRCPTGVATQDPTRARALYVPLKIDRVHNYHHATLHSLTELIAAAGLEHPQELRPIHFSQRTSTTKVQSFAQLYPALRPGELLEGTEDPRFRDAWRMARTDTFQPAP, from the coding sequence ATGGAAACCCTGCTGCTTCCATTTTCGCCGCGCTTCATCATCCTGACGATCTGCGCGGTCGTCACCGCGCTTCTGATCGGCATCGGCATCGCCGACCGCAAGATCTTCGACATCCTGCTGATCCCGATCGTCATCTTCGGCGCGCTGACGCTGCTTGGCGTCCGCGATCTCATGCAGAAAGGCCACGCGGTGCTGCGCAACTATCCGATCTCGGCGCATATCCGCTTCCTGCTCGAAGAGATTCGCCCGGAGATGCGACAGTACTTTTTCGAGAGCGAGAAGGACGGCATGCCGTTCTCGCGCGACATCCGCGCGGTGGTCTACCAGCGAGCCAAGATGCAGCTCGACAAGCGTCCGTTCGGCACCCAGGAGGACGTCTACCACGAAGGTTACGAGTGGATGCATCATTCGGTGGCGCCGAAAGCGCATGCCGAGGAGAAGTTTCGCGTCACCATCGGCGGGCCGGATTGTGCAAAACCCTATTCGGCCTCGGTGTTCAACATCTCGGCGATGAGCTTTGGCGCGCTCAGCCCGAACGCCGTGCGTGCGCTCAATGCCGGCGCGAAGAAGGGCGGCTTTGCCCACGACACCGGCGAGGGCGGCTTCAGCCCCTATCACCGCGAGATGGGCGGCGACGTCATCTGGGAGATCGGCTCCGGCTATTTCGGCTGCCGACATCTCGACGGCACCTTCGACCCCGAAGCGTTCGCGCGCGTCGCCGGCCAGGACCAGATCAAGATGGTCGAGCTCAAGATCAGCCAGGGCGCCAAGCCCGGCCATGGCGGCGTGCTGCCGGCTGCAAAGGTCTCGGAGGAGATTTCAAAGATCCGCGGCGTTGCGATGGGCGAGGACTGCATCTCGCCGGCTTCACACCGCGCCTTCTCGACGCCTGTCGGCATGATGCAGTTCATCGCCGAGATGCGACGACTCTCCGGCGGCAAGCCGACCGGCTTCAAGCTCTGCATTGGCCATCCCTGGGAGTTTCTCGCGATCTGCAAGGCGATGCTGGAGACCGGCATCTATCCGGACTTCATCGTCGTCGACGGCAATGAAGGCGGCACCGGTGCAGCGCCGCTGGAGTTCATGGATCATCTGGGCATGCCGATGCGCGAGGGCGTGAACTTCGTTCACAATGCGCTGATCGGCATCAATGCGCGCGACCGCATCAAGCTCGGCGCCTCCGGCAAGATAGCGACCGCCTTCGACATGGCGCGTGCGATGGCGATCGGCGCCGACTGGTGCAACTCGGCGCGCGGCTTCATGTTCTCGCTCGGCTGCATCCAGTCGCTGAGCTGCCACACCGACCGCTGCCCAACCGGGGTGGCAACCCAGGATCCGACGCGCGCGCGTGCGCTCTACGTGCCGCTCAAGATCGATCGCGTACATAATTATCACCATGCCACGCTGCACTCGCTGACCGAGCTGATTGCTGCGGCCGGTCTCGAACATCCGCAGGAGCTACGTCCGATTCACTTCAGCCAACGGACGTCGACGACGAAGGTGCAATCCTTTGCGCAGCTCTATCCGGCGCTGCGGCCGGGGGAACTGCTCGAAGGCACCGAAGATCCGCGGTTCCGCGACGCCTGGCGGATGGCGCGGACGGATACATTCCAGCCGGCGCCGTGA
- a CDS encoding creatininase family protein, producing MTPSRDWTEIRWADASPADTSRWIAVLPLAATEQHGPHLPLETDVLIADAYLARVRALLPESVPASFLPVERIGISTEHIDYPGTQTLPSEVALRKWTAIGEDIAKRGVKKLVIITSHGGNSAAMMLVAQDLRAHQKLFVVTTSWSRLSGADKLFPADEVRHGIHGGAVETSIMLARYPDQVRANAIADFPASSIAMEARYRWLSTQRPAPFAWQAQDLNPSGAVGNATLAMAGKGEELIDQGARAFCELLAEVDNFDVKSLAKGPLG from the coding sequence ATGACGCCTTCCCGCGACTGGACCGAGATCCGCTGGGCTGACGCGAGCCCTGCGGACACGTCGCGCTGGATCGCGGTGCTGCCACTGGCGGCGACCGAGCAGCACGGCCCGCATCTGCCGCTCGAGACCGACGTGCTGATCGCAGACGCCTATCTGGCGCGCGTGCGCGCGCTTTTACCCGAGAGTGTTCCAGCCAGTTTCCTGCCTGTCGAGCGGATCGGGATTTCCACCGAGCATATCGACTATCCGGGCACGCAGACGCTGCCGAGCGAGGTCGCGCTGAGGAAGTGGACCGCGATCGGCGAGGACATCGCGAAACGCGGTGTGAAGAAGCTCGTCATCATCACCAGCCATGGCGGCAACAGCGCGGCGATGATGCTGGTCGCGCAGGATCTGCGCGCGCATCAAAAACTGTTCGTTGTGACGACGTCCTGGTCACGCCTGTCGGGGGCGGACAAGCTGTTCCCGGCCGATGAGGTGCGTCACGGCATCCACGGCGGCGCCGTCGAGACCTCGATCATGCTGGCGCGCTATCCCGATCAGGTGCGCGCAAATGCGATCGCGGATTTTCCTGCGAGCAGCATCGCAATGGAGGCACGATATCGCTGGCTGTCGACGCAGCGACCCGCGCCGTTCGCCTGGCAAGCGCAGGATCTCAACCCGAGCGGCGCCGTCGGCAATGCAACGCTGGCGATGGCCGGGAAGGGCGAAGAGTTGATCGACCAAGGCGCGCGCGCCTTCTGCGAGCTGCTGGCCGAGGTTGATAACTTCGACGTGAAGAGCCTCGCCAAGGGTCCCCTGGGCTAG
- a CDS encoding methyl-accepting chemotaxis protein, translating to MRIGKLFALSMLTVTVFAVILGTQVLVPQARIYTNRSEAIKAVDAFGAILVVSQYVAGYRAPYISPIFQENPATPAQLEACAKASKASDTAFENARRAILALDAAGPMAADLERAARRLNEIRTAADRAMGVPLSARDGAAIKNFLPGVAEIIGILEPIMNRLEAGIATSDSSLSALLSVARTAQDLRVSAGGRAATLSPALTARRPLTIAEFSLMDRLQGRLEADRERVEAGIDQLGSPPRIARAFKDAIEAYFGHAALVVEKEMPAARSDGKYGLTNDDLATAVVPAVQMFFGVRDAALAEATERATAARDGALVVLALAGIAVLALLGTLAGVTAMLRSRVVTPLAKLAGVISTLAAGRHEVEIPATGRNDEIGQVAGSLLLFKDSLIAKAAADDAAAAEAEAKLKRSQRMDQIAREFEAMISDVINTVSSASAELESSAGTLTSTAAQSEKITATVATASEQASTNVQTVAAAAEEMASSVDEISRQVQDSARIASEAVQQAGRTNDHVGELAKAAGRIGDVVELISQIAGQTNLLALNATIEAARAGEAGRGFAVVASEVKALAEQTAKATGEISQQISGIQTATQDSVGAIKAIGDTITRMSEIASAIASAVEEQGAATREISRNVQQASRGTQQVSASIVDVQHGASQTGSASSNVLAAAKSLSGESSRLKLEVGRFLDAIRAA from the coding sequence ATGCGGATCGGGAAGCTTTTCGCGCTGTCGATGCTGACGGTGACGGTTTTTGCAGTCATTCTCGGCACCCAGGTGCTGGTGCCCCAAGCGCGCATCTACACGAACCGCTCCGAGGCGATCAAGGCGGTCGACGCTTTCGGCGCAATTCTGGTGGTCAGCCAGTACGTTGCGGGTTATCGCGCGCCCTACATCTCGCCGATATTCCAGGAAAATCCGGCGACGCCGGCTCAGCTCGAGGCCTGCGCGAAGGCGTCGAAGGCCTCCGATACGGCCTTCGAGAATGCAAGGCGGGCCATCCTAGCGCTGGACGCCGCCGGACCGATGGCTGCCGATCTCGAGCGAGCTGCACGCCGGCTGAATGAGATTCGAACGGCGGCGGATCGCGCCATGGGCGTACCCCTGAGCGCACGCGATGGCGCCGCCATCAAGAACTTCCTGCCTGGCGTCGCCGAGATCATCGGCATTCTCGAGCCGATCATGAATCGCCTCGAAGCCGGCATCGCCACTTCCGATTCCTCGCTCTCGGCTTTGCTGAGCGTGGCCCGGACGGCGCAGGATCTGCGCGTCTCGGCCGGCGGCCGCGCCGCCACGCTGTCGCCCGCGCTGACCGCCCGCCGTCCGCTGACGATCGCCGAATTCTCTCTGATGGACCGGTTGCAGGGCCGCCTGGAGGCCGATCGCGAGCGCGTCGAGGCCGGCATCGATCAGCTCGGCAGTCCGCCCCGGATTGCCAGGGCGTTCAAGGACGCCATCGAGGCCTATTTCGGACATGCCGCCCTTGTGGTCGAGAAGGAGATGCCGGCGGCGCGCAGCGACGGCAAATACGGCCTCACCAACGATGACCTCGCGACCGCCGTGGTGCCGGCCGTGCAGATGTTCTTCGGCGTACGCGACGCGGCGCTGGCAGAGGCGACCGAACGGGCCACGGCGGCCCGCGACGGCGCGCTGGTGGTGCTTGCGCTGGCCGGCATTGCGGTGCTGGCGCTGCTCGGCACGCTCGCCGGAGTAACGGCGATGCTGCGCAGCCGGGTGGTGACGCCGCTTGCGAAGCTCGCCGGCGTGATCAGCACGCTTGCCGCCGGCAGGCACGAGGTCGAGATTCCCGCGACCGGGCGCAATGACGAGATCGGCCAGGTCGCCGGCTCGCTGCTGCTGTTCAAGGACTCGCTGATCGCCAAGGCCGCTGCCGACGATGCAGCTGCCGCAGAGGCCGAAGCGAAGCTCAAGCGCAGCCAGCGCATGGACCAGATCGCGCGTGAGTTCGAAGCCATGATCAGCGACGTGATCAACACCGTGTCCTCGGCGTCCGCCGAGCTGGAATCGTCCGCGGGAACGCTGACGAGCACGGCCGCGCAATCGGAAAAAATCACCGCAACCGTCGCAACCGCCTCCGAACAGGCCTCCACCAACGTGCAGACCGTCGCTGCGGCCGCGGAGGAAATGGCCTCGTCCGTCGACGAGATCAGCCGGCAGGTTCAGGACTCCGCGCGCATTGCCAGCGAAGCGGTGCAGCAGGCGGGGCGGACCAACGACCATGTCGGCGAGCTGGCCAAGGCGGCCGGGCGAATCGGGGACGTCGTCGAGCTCATCAGCCAGATTGCGGGCCAGACCAATCTCCTGGCGCTGAACGCGACCATCGAGGCGGCGCGCGCCGGCGAGGCCGGACGCGGCTTCGCGGTCGTCGCGTCCGAGGTCAAGGCACTCGCCGAGCAGACCGCGAAGGCCACCGGCGAGATCAGTCAGCAGATCAGCGGAATCCAGACGGCGACGCAGGATTCGGTCGGTGCGATCAAGGCGATCGGCGATACCATCACCCGCATGTCCGAGATCGCGTCGGCCATCGCCTCGGCGGTCGAGGAGCAAGGGGCGGCGACGCGGGAGATCTCGCGCAACGTGCAGCAGGCTTCGCGCGGCACCCAGCAGGTCTCCGCCAGCATCGTCGATGTGCAGCACGGCGCGAGCCAGACCGGATCGGCCTCGTCCAATGTGCTTGCGGCAGCCAAGTCGCTGTCCGGCGAGAGCAGCCGTCTCAAGCTCGAGGTCGGCCGGTTTCTCGACGCGATCCGGGCGGCATAG
- a CDS encoding ferredoxin--NADP reductase yields the protein MSAFYREKVLSVHHWTDTLFSFRATRDTGFRFQNGQFAMIGLEVDGRPLLRAYSMASANHEEELEFFSIKVQDGPLTSRLQKIKEGDTILVGRKATGTLITDNLIPGKRLMLLSTGTGLAPFASLIKDPDVYDRFETIVLVHGCRQVSELAYGEKLVANLREDELFGELLADKLIYYPTVTREPFKNRGRITDLINSEQIFNDIGQGPLDIATDRVMMCGSPAMLEELKVMFESRGFAEGAGNKPGHFVIEKAFVER from the coding sequence ATGAGCGCGTTCTACCGAGAGAAGGTCCTTTCCGTCCACCACTGGACCGACACGCTGTTCAGCTTCCGCGCCACGCGCGACACCGGCTTCCGCTTCCAGAACGGCCAGTTCGCCATGATCGGCCTCGAGGTCGATGGCCGGCCGCTGCTGCGCGCCTACAGCATGGCGAGCGCCAATCACGAGGAAGAGCTCGAATTCTTCTCGATCAAGGTTCAGGACGGCCCGCTCACCTCGCGCCTCCAGAAGATCAAGGAAGGCGACACCATCCTGGTGGGCCGAAAGGCGACCGGCACGCTGATCACCGACAACCTGATTCCCGGCAAGCGGCTGATGCTGCTCTCGACCGGCACCGGGCTGGCGCCGTTTGCGAGCCTGATCAAGGACCCCGACGTCTACGACCGGTTCGAGACAATCGTGCTGGTTCACGGCTGCCGCCAGGTCTCCGAGCTCGCCTATGGCGAGAAGCTCGTCGCCAATTTGCGCGAGGACGAGCTGTTCGGGGAACTGCTCGCTGACAAGCTGATCTATTATCCGACCGTGACCCGCGAGCCGTTCAAGAATCGCGGCCGCATCACCGACCTCATCAACTCGGAGCAGATCTTCAACGACATCGGCCAGGGCCCGCTCGATATCGCGACTGACCGCGTGATGATGTGCGGCAGCCCGGCGATGCTGGAAGAGCTGAAGGTGATGTTCGAGAGCCGCGGTTTCGCCGAGGGCGCGGGCAACAAGCCCGGTCATTTCGTGATCGAGAAGGCGTTCGTCGAGCGCTGA
- a CDS encoding hemolysin family protein: MLSVELIVVVVLIVINGLLSMSELAVVSSRPARLSLLAAKGVRGAERALMLASDPGKFLSTVQIGITLVGVLSGAFSGATLGQRLTQWLAELGLSTGIADIVGVGIVVTLITYATLIVGELVPKQVALRDPESIAVKVAPAMHLLAKISLPLVFLLDLSGRLILTLLGHGGKSEEKVSEDEIHHLVTEAENAGVLEPGEKEMIAGVMRLGDRPVGAVMTPRTEVDEIDLGDNQETIQALIANSPHSRFPVSDGDRDKPIGVLQAKDLLVAYMRERTPDLRALVRETPIIPASADARDVLAILKAAPVHIGLVHDEYGAFEGVVTAADILESIVGAFHSEEGPPEPAYVRRADSSLLISGWMPVDEFGDLLGVELPPHHRYNTVAGLVLQQFNVLPNVGDAFDLGGWHIEVVDLDGRRIDKILASRLGEVETG, from the coding sequence ATGCTCTCGGTCGAACTCATCGTCGTCGTCGTCCTGATCGTCATCAACGGCCTGCTGTCCATGTCGGAGCTCGCCGTGGTCTCGTCTCGCCCTGCGCGGCTGTCTTTGCTTGCCGCCAAGGGCGTGCGCGGCGCCGAGCGCGCGCTGATGCTGGCCTCCGATCCCGGAAAGTTTCTCTCGACGGTGCAGATCGGCATCACGCTGGTCGGCGTGCTCTCGGGCGCATTCTCCGGCGCGACGCTCGGACAGCGGCTGACACAATGGCTGGCCGAGCTCGGTCTCTCCACCGGCATTGCCGACATCGTCGGCGTCGGCATCGTCGTCACCCTCATCACCTATGCGACCCTGATCGTCGGCGAGCTGGTGCCGAAGCAGGTGGCGCTGCGCGACCCCGAAAGCATTGCGGTGAAGGTCGCGCCGGCAATGCACTTGCTCGCGAAGATATCGCTGCCGCTGGTGTTTCTGCTCGATCTCTCCGGCAGGCTGATCCTCACCCTGCTCGGCCATGGCGGCAAGTCCGAGGAGAAGGTGTCGGAGGACGAAATCCATCACCTCGTCACCGAGGCTGAAAATGCCGGTGTGCTCGAGCCCGGCGAGAAGGAGATGATCGCCGGCGTGATGCGGCTCGGCGACCGGCCGGTCGGCGCGGTGATGACGCCGCGCACTGAAGTTGACGAGATCGACCTTGGCGACAATCAGGAGACGATCCAGGCGCTGATCGCGAACAGCCCGCATTCGCGCTTTCCTGTTTCGGACGGCGATCGCGACAAGCCGATCGGCGTGCTTCAGGCCAAGGATTTGCTCGTTGCCTATATGCGCGAGCGCACGCCCGATCTGCGCGCGCTGGTGCGCGAGACGCCGATCATCCCGGCCTCCGCCGACGCGCGCGACGTGCTCGCGATCCTCAAGGCCGCGCCGGTGCACATCGGTCTGGTGCACGACGAATACGGCGCGTTCGAAGGCGTGGTCACGGCCGCCGATATCCTGGAATCGATTGTCGGCGCCTTCCATTCCGAGGAAGGCCCGCCGGAGCCGGCCTATGTCAGGCGCGCGGACTCCTCACTGCTGATCTCCGGCTGGATGCCGGTCGACGAGTTCGGCGACCTGCTCGGCGTCGAGCTGCCGCCGCATCATCGCTACAACACGGTGGCGGGCCTGGTGCTGCAACAGTTCAACGTGCTGCCCAATGTCGGCGACGCCTTCGACCTCGGCGGCTGGCATATCGAGGTGGTCGATCTCGATGGGCGACGGATCGACAAGATTTTGGCGAGCCGGCTGGGTGAAGTCGAGACGGGATGA
- a CDS encoding carbohydrate porin encodes MTLRGYRQQLLRTAAAIATGVLVLPGASFAADLPLKARAAARAVYDWTGFYVGGHFGYGDASFGPGTNPLPEQGVVLPHSATGLTGGYQLGYNRQLANRVVLGIEADSTFPSPADGPALANSPAAFHTTIDYVGTVRGRIGYAFDRFMPFVTGGFAWGHTRINVNDGDGVTPLFPVGHYQAGWTAGLGLEYAVSGNWTAKAEYDYVDLSRKTYDLSGFGLGSVNVDPRIHLFKLGLNYQFGDTPWMPVVDGKTRLPESDDWNVHAQTTVLPQGYGPIHSPYASPQSLPGGGQFQATWTTTAFLGARLWDGGEFYFNPELAQGFGINGTLGLAGFSNGEAQKAGAPFPKIRAQRYYFKQTFGLGGEQETVDDGPNQLAGKRDIDRVTLIVGRFAVGDFFDGNSYAKDPRADFMNWAMWASAAYDFPADLPGYTRGAVVELNRKDWAIRAGLFQVPSAPNSDVLTFKTGGSVVEFEERHTILEQPGKLRFGVFANSGNTANYRDVVDLAAANPALDINDIVAATQRTRLKYGFYVNLEQQIVTDVGLFARASWNDGQNQILNFTDVDRSLSGGVSIKGRSWGRPDDTVGIGGAINGLSAAHRDFLAAGGVGLLIGDGQLNYSNERILEAYYAYSVIKGVVLTADYQLVVNPAYNADRGPVSIFSGRLHAEF; translated from the coding sequence TTGACGTTGAGGGGTTACCGACAGCAATTGTTGCGGACGGCGGCGGCGATCGCCACCGGCGTGCTGGTCCTGCCGGGTGCGAGCTTCGCCGCCGACCTGCCGCTGAAGGCGCGCGCCGCAGCGAGGGCCGTGTACGACTGGACCGGCTTCTATGTCGGCGGCCATTTCGGCTATGGCGATGCGAGCTTCGGGCCCGGCACCAATCCCCTGCCCGAGCAGGGCGTGGTGCTGCCGCACAGCGCCACCGGACTCACCGGCGGCTATCAGCTTGGCTACAACCGCCAGCTCGCAAACCGCGTGGTGCTCGGGATCGAAGCCGACTCCACATTCCCGAGTCCCGCCGACGGTCCGGCGCTCGCAAATTCACCGGCAGCCTTTCATACCACGATCGACTATGTCGGTACCGTGCGCGGCCGCATCGGCTATGCCTTCGACCGCTTCATGCCCTTTGTCACCGGCGGCTTCGCGTGGGGTCACACCCGCATCAACGTCAACGACGGCGATGGCGTGACCCCGTTGTTTCCGGTCGGTCACTATCAGGCGGGATGGACGGCAGGCCTCGGTCTCGAATACGCCGTCAGCGGCAATTGGACTGCGAAGGCCGAATACGACTATGTCGATCTGTCGCGCAAGACGTACGATCTCAGCGGCTTTGGCCTCGGCAGCGTCAATGTCGATCCGCGCATCCATCTGTTCAAGCTCGGCCTGAACTACCAGTTCGGCGACACGCCGTGGATGCCCGTGGTTGACGGAAAAACCAGGCTCCCCGAATCCGACGACTGGAACGTCCACGCCCAGACAACCGTGCTGCCGCAAGGCTACGGGCCGATCCACTCGCCCTATGCGAGCCCGCAGAGCCTTCCCGGCGGCGGCCAGTTTCAGGCGACGTGGACGACGACGGCGTTCCTCGGCGCGCGGCTCTGGGACGGCGGCGAGTTCTACTTCAATCCCGAGCTCGCGCAGGGCTTTGGCATCAACGGCACGCTCGGACTTGCCGGCTTCTCCAACGGCGAGGCGCAGAAGGCCGGCGCGCCGTTCCCGAAGATCCGCGCGCAGCGCTACTATTTCAAGCAGACCTTCGGTCTCGGCGGCGAGCAGGAGACGGTCGATGACGGCCCGAACCAGCTCGCGGGAAAACGCGACATCGATCGCGTCACGCTGATCGTCGGCCGTTTCGCCGTCGGCGACTTCTTCGACGGCAATTCCTACGCAAAGGACCCGCGCGCCGATTTCATGAACTGGGCGATGTGGGCGTCCGCCGCGTACGACTTCCCCGCGGATCTGCCGGGCTACACCCGCGGCGCCGTGGTCGAGCTCAACCGCAAGGATTGGGCGATCCGTGCCGGCCTGTTCCAGGTGCCGTCGGCCCCCAACAGCGACGTGCTCACCTTCAAGACCGGCGGCTCGGTGGTCGAGTTCGAGGAGCGTCATACGATCCTCGAGCAGCCCGGCAAGTTGCGCTTCGGCGTCTTCGCCAACAGCGGCAACACCGCCAACTATCGCGACGTGGTGGACCTCGCCGCCGCGAACCCGGCGCTCGACATCAACGACATCGTCGCCGCAACCCAGCGCACCCGGCTCAAATACGGCTTCTATGTCAATCTCGAGCAGCAGATCGTCACCGACGTCGGGCTGTTTGCCCGCGCAAGCTGGAATGACGGTCAGAACCAGATCCTGAACTTCACCGACGTCGACCGCAGCCTGTCGGGCGGCGTGTCGATCAAGGGCAGAAGCTGGGGGCGTCCGGACGACACGGTCGGCATCGGCGGCGCGATCAACGGCCTGTCGGCCGCGCATCGCGATTTCCTGGCTGCCGGCGGCGTCGGCCTCCTGATCGGCGACGGACAGCTCAACTACAGCAATGAGCGTATCCTCGAGGCTTACTACGCCTATTCGGTGATCAAGGGCGTCGTGCTGACCGCCGACTATCAGCTCGTGGTCAATCCCGCCTACAACGCGGATCGTGGGCCAGTGTCGATCTTCTCGGGCCGCCTGCACGCGGAGTTCTAG
- a CDS encoding ABC transporter substrate-binding protein: protein MSPSHLRRALTAGFMAALVWGVPVRAETLDKVTFGTNWVAEAEHGGFFQAVADGTYKKYGLDVTIVPGGPNENNRMLLIAGKIDFFMAANTLMSFDAVSNNVPVVTIAAIFQKDPQVMLTQPDAKVTKIEELKPLTLFVSKEGMTSYFQWLKSEYGFSEKNVRPYNFNPQPFIANPKSAMQGYVTSEPFAVEKAAGFKPNVLLLADNGFNTYSTLIETRRDLVDKRADLVQRFVDASIVGWYNYIYGDNSAGNAMIKKLNPEMTDELLAYSVAKMKQYGIVDSGDSLKDGIGAMSDDRYTSFFNKMVKAGVIKPDLDFRKSYTLRFVNKGVGAELRPAKP, encoded by the coding sequence ATGAGCCCCTCCCATCTGCGACGAGCGTTAACGGCGGGCTTCATGGCCGCTTTGGTCTGGGGCGTCCCGGTGCGCGCCGAGACGCTGGACAAGGTCACGTTCGGCACCAATTGGGTCGCCGAGGCCGAGCATGGCGGCTTCTTCCAGGCGGTCGCCGACGGCACCTACAAGAAATACGGGCTCGACGTCACCATCGTTCCGGGTGGCCCGAACGAGAACAACCGGATGCTCCTGATCGCCGGCAAGATCGATTTCTTCATGGCCGCGAATACGCTGATGTCGTTCGACGCGGTCTCCAACAACGTCCCCGTCGTGACGATCGCCGCGATCTTCCAGAAGGATCCGCAGGTGATGCTGACGCAGCCGGACGCGAAGGTCACCAAGATCGAGGAATTGAAGCCGCTGACGCTGTTCGTCTCCAAGGAAGGTATGACCAGCTATTTCCAGTGGCTGAAGTCCGAATACGGCTTCAGTGAGAAAAACGTCCGCCCCTATAATTTCAATCCGCAGCCCTTCATCGCCAATCCCAAGAGCGCGATGCAGGGCTACGTTACCTCCGAGCCCTTCGCGGTCGAGAAGGCTGCCGGCTTCAAGCCCAACGTGCTGCTGCTTGCCGACAACGGCTTCAACACCTATTCGACCCTGATCGAGACCCGCCGCGACCTGGTCGATAAGAGAGCCGACCTCGTGCAGCGCTTCGTCGATGCCTCCATCGTCGGCTGGTACAATTACATCTACGGTGACAATTCCGCCGGCAATGCCATGATCAAGAAGCTCAATCCGGAGATGACCGACGAGCTGCTGGCCTATTCCGTCGCCAAGATGAAGCAATATGGCATCGTCGATTCCGGCGACAGCCTGAAGGACGGCATCGGCGCGATGAGCGACGATCGCTATACCTCCTTCTTCAACAAGATGGTGAAGGCCGGCGTCATCAAGCCCGATCTCGACTTCCGCAAATCCTACACATTACGCTTCGTCAACAAGGGCGTCGGCGCCGAGCTGCGCCCCGCCAAGCCGTAA
- a CDS encoding ATP-grasp domain-containing protein codes for MPIHERTFAQAIRRYCARHDITVDVRAGGWLIAMRRGETRRFAFGYDIGLNSAIAHRLANDKSATAEALGLADVPCIAHHLFLNPKLGEKVVGAAWRETMLGLLRDNPQGVVVKPNEGTSGRSVFKVTTEAELNHAAGEVFSMSSGLVISPYVEIENEVRVILLDNVPLVVYSKQRGSDWRHNLDAGAKPVLLEDGEVRRTCVKLAIDAASSIGIAFASIDVVRVDGTWRVLEINSGVMMEALAKLHPQLVQATYDAALNRVFGESGGA; via the coding sequence ATGCCCATTCACGAGCGGACCTTCGCCCAGGCGATCAGGCGCTATTGCGCACGCCATGACATTACGGTCGATGTCCGTGCCGGCGGCTGGCTGATCGCGATGCGCAGGGGCGAGACGCGCCGCTTCGCCTTCGGCTACGACATCGGCCTCAACAGCGCGATCGCGCATCGCCTCGCCAACGACAAATCGGCCACCGCCGAGGCGCTTGGATTGGCAGATGTGCCGTGCATCGCCCATCACCTCTTCCTCAATCCTAAGCTAGGCGAGAAAGTTGTCGGCGCCGCCTGGCGAGAGACAATGCTCGGGCTGCTTCGCGACAATCCGCAAGGCGTGGTGGTCAAGCCGAACGAGGGGACATCGGGGCGCTCGGTATTCAAGGTGACGACTGAGGCCGAGCTCAACCACGCGGCCGGCGAGGTCTTTTCGATGAGCAGCGGGCTCGTGATCTCGCCCTATGTCGAGATCGAGAACGAGGTCCGTGTGATCCTGCTCGATAACGTGCCCCTCGTCGTCTACAGCAAGCAGCGTGGCTCGGATTGGCGGCACAATCTCGACGCCGGTGCAAAGCCGGTGCTGCTCGAGGACGGCGAGGTTCGCAGGACTTGCGTGAAGCTCGCGATCGATGCCGCGAGTTCGATCGGCATTGCCTTTGCGTCAATCGACGTGGTGCGCGTGGACGGCACCTGGCGCGTGCTCGAGATCAATTCCGGCGTGATGATGGAGGCGCTGGCGAAGCTGCATCCGCAGTTGGTGCAGGCGACGTATGACGCGGCGCTGAATCGGGTGTTTGGGGAGAGCGGCGGGGCCTGA
- a CDS encoding PilZ domain-containing protein produces MDERRDKARHRVLKAGTIEFGGGAIDCTVRNFSDTGAALDVTSPVGIPDQFTLSIKADGAHLPCTVVWRKEKRIGVRFG; encoded by the coding sequence ATGGACGAGCGACGCGACAAAGCCAGGCACCGCGTGCTGAAAGCCGGAACCATCGAGTTCGGCGGCGGCGCGATCGACTGCACCGTCCGCAATTTCTCCGATACCGGCGCGGCGCTCGACGTCACGAGCCCGGTCGGCATCCCCGACCAGTTCACCCTGTCGATCAAGGCCGACGGAGCGCATCTGCCCTGCACGGTGGTTTGGCGCAAGGAGAAGCGGATCGGCGTGAGGTTCGGGTGA